The window ATCATAAATTACCAGGGCCGGACGGCCGGTATCGCGGAAGAACTCGCCAATGGCAGCACCGGTAAAGGGTGCAAAGAACTGCATGGGCGATGGATCTGCCGCAGAGGCTGAAACTACTACGGTATAGTCCATGGCGCCACCTTTTTCAAGGGCAGCCACAATACCGGCTACGGTAGAGGCTTTCTGACCACAGGCTACATAAATACAGAATACAGGCTCTCCTTTATCGAAGAACTCACGCTGGTTCAGGATGGTATCAATTACCACCGCGGTTTTACCCGTCTGGCGGTCGCCGATGATGAGCTCGCGCTGACCACGACCAATGGGAATCATGGCATCAATAGCCTTGATACCTGTCTGAAGCGGCTCGTTTACCGGCTGGCGGTAAATAACACCTGGTGCTTTACGCTCCAGGGGCATTTCGTATAACGGACCCTGAATCGGACCTTTGCCATCAATTGGTATACCAAGTGTATCAACAACACGGCCTACCATGCCTTCGCCTACATTAACAGAGGCAATGCGGTTGGTGCGTTTTACTGTATCACCTTCTTTGATGTGGTTAAAGTCACCCAGTAATACAGCACCCACATTGTCTTCTTCAAGGTTAAGCACCATGCCGATGATACCACCCGGAAACTCCAGCAGTTCACCAGACTGTGCACTTGATAGTCCATATATGCGAGCAACACCGTCGCCAACTTGCAGCACGGTGCCTACTTCTTCAAGCTCTGCCTCTGTTCTGAATCCGGACAGCTGCTCTCTTAATATTGCCGAAACCTCGTCTGGTCTTACTTCTGCCATTTTGTAGGTTTTTTATCTGGTTTATATAATAGACGCTCCTTTGCAGGAGCACCCTTTTAAAATTGTTTTACGTAAGGATTGTGCTTGAACTCTGCTTCGAGTTCCTCAAGCTTGGTACGAATACTTTCGTCTATCTGCTTGTCGCCCACGCGCAGCACATAGCCGCCAATAAGCGTAGGGTCTATTTTTTCTATCAGCTCTACCGTACCACCGGTAATTTCAACAACAGTGGCAATAAAACGTTCACGCAGTGCGGCTGTAAGCGGAAAAGTGGTTACCACTTCTGCCCTGGTGATTCCTTTAGTAAACCTGTATTGCCTCAGGAATTCAACAGCAATGGCCGGAACATAATCTTCGCGGCTTTTGCTGCTGATGATGTCCAGAAACTTGCCTGTCATCATGCTAACCTTAGAGGCAAACAAGGCCCGCAGTATGGCTTTCTTTTTTTCGCTCTTTACAATTGGATTCCTCAGCAACAACTCAAACTCACGATTGTCCTTAATCGTTTTGTTCAGGAGAGTCATATCCTGATAAACCTCCTCTAAAACGCCTTTCTCCACTGCCAGGTCCAGCAGTGATTTAGCGTATCGGGAGGCTACTCTTGCTTCTGCTGCCATAATTACTGAACGTTCAGATTACTTACATAATCCTGCACCAGTGCTCTTTGAGCACTTTCGTTGCTTAGCTCGCGGCGCAGCAGTTTTTCGGCAATCTCCAGCGAAAGCTTGGCTACCTGTTGTTTCACTTCGGCAAGTGCTGCCTGCTTTTCTGTATTGATGGCAATACGTGCCTCATCAAGCTGACGCTGCGCCTGTTTTTGCGCTTCGCCTTTTGCCTCTTCAATCAGGTTTTTAGCAGCTACGTTTGCTTCACGAATTATTCTTTCACGCTCTGCACGGGCATCATCCAGCAGGCGCTCATTTTCTGCACGGAGGTTAGCCATTTCTGCTTTGGCATTCTCGGCAGCACGAATCGATTCATCTATAAAATCTTCACGCTGGCGCAGGCCTTCCATGATAGGATTCCAGGCAAACTTGCGCAGCAACAGCAACACAATGATGAATGTAATGGCGGTCCAGATAATAAGACCAATGCCGGGATTTACTAATTCCATTTTAAAACAACTTTTAGGTGTTACTCCTCAATCACAATTAAAAGAGAAAAACCGGCCCCGCCCTAATGGCAGCGGCCGGCTTTTTTTCTTACTGGGCTAATACTTCAGCACCAATACCAGCCACGTTCAGGGCAATCAGCAGACATACTACCACACCAAAAAGGGCAACACCCTCAATAAGTGCAGCAGCAATGATCATGGCAGTCTGGATACGACCACCAGCCTCAGGCTGACGAGCGATTGATTCCATGGCCTGACCACCGATACGACCGATACCAAGACCTGCGCCTAACGCTACAAGACCGGCACCAATACCAGCGCCCATAACGGCTAAGCCTACGTTTAACAATAGAGCGAGTAACATAGGTAATTGTTATTTATTAAAAGATAGAAATGGTTTCTTATATAAGTGCTTTATCAACCTGTGCTTCTTCTTCTTTGGCATGCTCCTCGTGGTGGTGCTCCTCTACAGCACCCCCAAAGTACATGGCTGCCAGCAGGGTAAAAATATACGCCTGCAGTAAGGCAACAAAGAGCTCCAGGAAGTACATAAAAGTAGCAAACGCCACACTGATGGGACTTACCGCAACACTCTGGAAAATAAAAATCAGAGAGAAAAGGCTAAGGATGATAATGTGACCCGCCGTAATGTTTGCAAACAAACGGATCATGAGAGAGAAAGGCTTTGTAAAAATACCGATAAATTCTACAATCGGCATGATGGGCAGCACTGTTTTCAGCCACCAGGGTACACCAGGTGTATTGAAAATGTGACCCCAGTATTCTTTTGTGCCGCTAAAGGTAGTAATGATAAACACAATGGCTGCCAGTACCAGCGTTACCGCGATATTACCCGTTACGTTTGCTGCACCAGGCAACAAGCCTAACATGTTGTTGATCCAGATAAAGAAGAACAGGGTAAGCAAAAACGGCATAAAGCGGCGGTATTTATGCCCAATATTTGGCCTGGCAATATCGTCGCGTATAAACAGGATAATAGGCTCCAGGAAAGACTGCAGGCCTTTTGGCGCCGACACAGCACCTTTTTTATAACGGCTGGCAATGCTGGAGAAGATAATAAGCATGATTACTGCACTTAGCAGCATGGAAGCCACATTTTTGGTGATGGAAAGATCCACCACATCGCCGCCACCCACACGCTCAATATGGCCATGATTTACCTGATAGCCATTGTAAGAAACCAGCTCGTGGTTATCATTATAGAACCTGGAAGACATAAAAGCCTCCAGACCACGATCCTGAGAATAAAGAATTACAGGAAGGTAGAGTGTTCCGAAAGGACCATCCCAGAAATGCCACTCATGGGCATCGGAAATGTGGTGCAAAATCATATCACCTGCACTGAAGGGCTCGCCTTCGCCTGAAGCAGCTGATACTTTTGCGGTGTTCACACCCAACAATAGAACAACTAAAATACTGATTTTGAGAACTTTACAGATATTACGAGCCTTTTCAGATATTTTCATCTTGGGGGTTTTCCAAATGCGCCCGCAAGTTAGTCACAAGTGATGTAATTTCAAACACCTGAAAACACAAATACAGCACAAAGAAGTTAGCCACAAACACCAGAACTGCCTGTATTCCTGCCACTACCGCTACTGTAATAAAGATTACACTGGCAAAAAAACGAATGATCATGGCCGCAAAGAAAAAGGCATTAAAGCTGTTTTTAAACTTTTTGGCGCCCCACAACACAAAAATACCGGTTAATAAAGTTAATACCGCAAAGAACAAAACTACCCACCAAACCAGCGGATGCAATGCCTGAGGAGCAGCCGTGCCAATTGCCCACACTAAAAGCGCAAGCCCTGCGACCAATAGAAAGAGTCGCAGGGCATGCTGTTTATATAAATTCATTCTTGACAAACCTCAATAATTTGTAGTCGCACTTACCCTCATGCTGCTTTTCCGGTGGCCGGGCAGACAATCAGAATTCAGTACAAAGTAAATGAATAAAACATTCATTACTTAGCAACTACAGGCCAATCCATACCCGATTTATTCTTTTGGCAGGCTTTTAATGGTGATGACGAGCGTTGCCGCCACCGACATCAGGGTAAGGGTTATCAGAAAAACAGGAAAACGCATACCAAGCCAGGCATCCAGCTTCATGCCACCCCAGACTGCCAGACCCATCACGGCCATCATCTGAAAGGCAAGGCCCGAGTACCTCAGATAGCTGTTAAGCTGACTTTGCTTTTGCTGCTTGCTGGATTCGCTCGGTTTCTTCTTTGGCTGCTCCATCCAGATTACTGTTTATTCTAATTTCTTTTGCCTTTGCCTGGTCTCCTACATTACAGCTTGCAGTAAACACAGCGCCGGCTTCCACTATAATTTTATTAGTAACAATATCGCCATTTATTTTGGCAGTTGGTTTCAAAATCAATAGTTCTGCTACCTCTACACGGCCTGTTACCTCACCTTCAATTTCGGCATTCTGAGCAAGAATGTTACCATCAATAACAGATGTATTTCCCAAAACAAGTTTATTTTTGGTAGTAATGTTTCCCTTTACTTTGCCATCAATGCGAATGCTGCCAAAGGTTTCTACATCACCAACAATGCTGGTACCATTGCTGATACTGTTGTTGCTGTTAGCCAATTGCTCTACTGCTACTTTTTTCTCCTGCTTGTTAAACATAACACCACTTATATTAGAATGAAACAAATTCTTCCGGATTAACGGGATTACCGTTATACCATAATTCAAAATGCAAATGAGGACCGGTGGTGAGCTCACCTGTGTTGCCAATAATGGCCACTATTTCTCCTGCCCGTACATAATCGCCCGCTTCTTTTAGAAGCGCCGAGTTATGCTTGTACAAGGTTACCACATTTGCACGGTGCTGTATGGCCAGCACATATCCTTCCTTTTGCGTCCAGGAGGCAAACAAAACAGTACCATCTGCCGCGGCTTTAATGGGCTCATTTTGCTTGGATACTATGTCAATCCCTAAATGCTTGATCTTGGCATTGTAAGGGGAGGTAACCAGACCACTGCCAATCGGAGCCATGAAATACAACTCCTGCAGTTCGCTGGATGAGTTGTTCATAAACATACGCTCATCCACACCAGAACCCTCAAACTCTGCCCGCAGCACAGAATCAACACTCGACATATTGTATATGCCGTCATCATCTGTTTTAGCGGCTACTATTCCTATTTCAGCCTCCCGTACCAGCGTATCATGTGCAACCGCCCCGGTAGTGAGCTTTTGAAAAGACTGTATAAATACATTCTTCCTGTTAACTTCTGTTTCCAGAGAATCGACGGCAAGCGTAAGCTCAATGAGCTGCCGGTTGGCCTCAACTTCTACATGCCGTGGATCTAACCAGGCAGCCAGCAGTGTTGTAACTAAATACAAGCTAACCAGTAGCATAATGAGGAAAACGGTAACTAAAAAAAGTATACCTTTGGCATAGGTAAAACTTAGGGTAGTACGCTCGGCAAAGTTTTCCTCATTGCGCAAGATCAGCAAGTATCGGTTAGACAGCCACTCTGATAATGTTTTGCGATTCCTCAACAGCGCATTGATTTAGAATGATTAAAATTACAGCAAAAGTATCGGATTCACATAATTGCACTTATGCGATGTACTAAAAATCCGGAGATTGTCGTTTTATTGGATTAAAAAGATATTAGTCTTGCGAAAGGTTCATTTTCATATAATTAAACTGCTATACCTGGCAGTTGGGCTAATTGTAATAGTAAGTGCTTGTTCGCCGGAAGGCACAGGCTTTATGAGCAAGAACTGGCATAACACCACTGCCCATTACAATGCCTATTTTCTGGCCGATCAGAAGTTAAAGGAAATTGAGCAGCAGATTGCCGAAAGCCACAAGCGCAACTTTAACAACCTGCTCTACATACAGCCCCCGCTCGATACGGTAATGGCTCAGCAATATGCCGAACCCCTGGAAGAAGCCATGAAAATGGCTTCCCTGGCTATTGAAAGGCATAAAAATAGCAAATGGGTGGATGACAGTTACCTGCTGATTGGCAAAGCCCGGTTCTATGGCCGTGAGTTTGAACCGGCTATTGAAACCTTTAAATATGTAAATACCAGGAGTAAGGATGATAACGTACGGCACAAGGCGCTCATTCACCTGATGCACACTTTTATGGACGATACCGCCCTGAACAATGCCAAGGGTGTGGCCGATTTTTTACGTAAAGAAAACCTGAACAAGGAAAATAAACGGGATTATAACCTGGCCCTTGCCTCCTTGTACCGTCACCGCGAAGAATGGGACCAAATGGCGGCTTCGCTGGAAAATGCCGTAGCCGATACTAAAAAAAGTGATGGCCGGGCCGAACTGCATTTTATCCTGGGCCAGCTCTACCAGCGCATGGAGCAGCAGGAAGAAGCCTATAAAAACTTCAGGCAGGTGCTTCGCAGCAATCCCGATTATGAGCTTAGCTTTTTTGCACGCCTGCACATGGCACAGGTAGCCAATTTAACAGCCGAAGGCGACGAAAAACAAATACGCCGCTACTTCAACAAGCTGCTCAAAGACCGTAAGAACAAAGAATACCGCGACAAGATCTATTACGAGCTGGCAAACTTCGAAATGCGGCAGGGTAATGTGAAGGAGGCCATTGAAAACTACAAAAAATCTGTAGCCGTAAGCACCAATAACCCCCGACAGAAAAGCTACGCTTACCGCAAGCTTGCTGATTTCTACTATGCCGAGGGCAGCTATAAACTATCCAAAGCGTATTACGACAGCACCGCAACCACCACCCCCCAGGATGAAACCGATTTTGCCTACCTGCAGAACCGGCAGCGCATTATGGCAGACCTGGTGGAGCAGATAACCGTTATTGAGCAGCAGGACAGCCTGCTGCGGCTGGCCAGCATGGATCCTACTGCCCTGGAAGCGTACATAGATGATGTAATACGGCAGGAAGAGCAGGCCAGGGAAATAGCTCAGCGCAAAAATTCTGAAAAGATTAACCAGGTAAATGTACGCACGGGCTTTAACACCATACCCGATAAATTCGGTACCGCACAGGAATCTGGCAGCAACGTCTGGTACTTTTATAATACCTCACTGGTTAGCATAGGGCAAAGCGAGTTTGTAAAACGCTGGGGCAACCGCCCGCTGGAGGATAACTGGCGCCGCAGCAAGCGTGGCCGTGACAATAGCAATGTAACCACCCAGGCGCAGGCCCGCGAAGAATTTGAAGATGCCACTGCCGAAGTTGTTGACAATGATGCACGCCTGGCGGCACGCCGGGCAACGATGGTGGAAAACCTGCCAATTACACCGGAGCAACAAACAGCATCACTCCTGCAGATCGAAACCGCCTATTACAACCTGGGCAGAATCTTTAATTACGACCTGAAAGAGTTTTTACCCACAGTAGATGCCTACACCACACTGATTAGCCGTTTTCAGGAGTCGGAGTACAGGCCGGAGGTGCTCTATAACTTATACCTGATGTATTTGCCCACCGACGAGGCAAAAGCAAACCAGTACCGGGATGAGCTGCTAAGGCTATATCCGGAAAGCACCTATGCCCGAACCATTCTTAACCCAAATTACGAGCGCGAAGAGGATCAGGCCACTGCTCAGTTAAAACAGCTCTATGCCCAGGCATACAATTTGTATCAGCGCCAGGCTTATGCCAGGGCAGACAGCCTGCTGCAGCAGGGGCAGCAACTATACCCCAACAGTAATTTCCAGAGCCACTTAGACCTGCTGCGTATCCTTATCATGGGGCATACCGCCGATATGCAAAGCTACCAGGCTTCTCTTGAGCAGTTTATCCAGGGCAACGAAGATCAGTCCCTGGACCAGTATGCCTCAGAGCTGCTGCAGGCAAGTCAGAAATTCTCTGCAGATACCACCCTGAGACTGGGAACGGTTTATGAAGAAGACTTCAACCAGCCCCATTATTTTATAGCGCTTTACACCCCCGGCAATAAAAAGGCGAATGAGATTATCAGGCTGATAGATAGCTATAATGCAAAGCAGGAAGCTTCCCGAAAACTTAAAGCCACAACCATTATTTTGAATGACAGAAAATCGATGGTTTTTGTAAGTCAGTTTCCTGATAAAACCACGGCAATGCAGTATTTTAGAGCCCTGGAAAGAAAAAATCCATTTGGCAGTGATTTCGAGAACGCTGATTTGGAATACTTTGTTATTTCTAAAGATAATTTCAGCATCTTGTATAACTCTAAGGATGTAGGAAGATATTCAGCCTTCTTTCAGAAATTCTACTATTAAAATAGCTACCATTTAACGCGAATAATATTGTATGGCCACCACTGAGACGCCTGTTAAAAAGAAGAAGAAGAAGACCAAGAGTGGAACCAAGCAAAAAGTGCTTGGTGGAATTGTAATTGCGCTGTGGGTACTGTTCTTTGGAGTAGTGATAGGCTTACCCCTCTACATTTATTCAGTAAGCACCAATTTCCTGGGCCTTTACGGTGGCATGCCCGGCTTCAGTACGCTGGAGAATCCCGAAAATGACCTCTCCAGTGAGCTCTATAGTTCCGATGGTGTTCAGCTTGGCAAGTACTACCGTAAAAACAGGGTTAATGCAACCTATGAAGAGCTCTCGCCAAACCTGGTAAAAGCCCTCATTGCCATTGAAGACGTACGCTTTGAAGGCCACTCAGGCATTGATCCGGAAAGTATGGGTCGTGTTGCCTTTGGCGTTGTAAAGTATGCATTTACTGGCAATAAAGATAATCTGGAGGGTGGTGGCAGTACGCTTTCGCAGCAGCTGGCAAAAAACCTCTTTAGCCTCCGCAGCGACGAAAGGTACGAGGGCAAACTTTATGGGATAAACCGCAACATCGATATGCTCTTTAATAAAACAAAAGAGTGGATTACGGCGGTAAGACTGGAGCGCTCTTATACCAAAAAGGAAATTCTGGCCATGTACCTCAACACAGTTGAGTTTGGCAGCAACTCTTATGGCATTAAAACAGCCTCGCAGACTTTCTACGGTAAAAACCCCAATGAGCTGGATGTGCAGGAAGCTGCTACCCTGGCTGGTATTGTGCAGGCCCCTTCGCGCTTAAGCCCTTTCTACCATCCCGAAGCAGCCCAGTTAAAGCGTAATACGGTGGTGCTGAAAATGGCTGAACATGACTACATCAGCAAGTCAACTGCCGATAGTATTCTGCAACAGCCCCTTGCCCTGAAGTATAGTGTAGAGAGCCATAATCAGGGTGTTGCTCCTTATTTCCGTTCTGTTATCAAGGACTTTCTTACCAAATGGGCCAGAGAGCATGGCTACGATATTTATGAGGATGGCCTGAAGATTTATACCACCATTGACAGCCGCCTGCAGAAATATGCTGAAGAAGCCGTAGCCGGCCATATGGGTAAACTGCAAACCAAGTTCGAAAAAGAATGGGCCGGCAGAAATCCGTGGGTAGACGAAAACAACCGTGAAATAAGCGGATTTATTGAGCAGGAAGCTAAAAGATCGGAGCATTACCAAAAGCTGGTACGCAAGTATGGCAAGGGTGCAGATTCTGTTGATATCGTGATGAAAGCAAAGCGACCGATGCGTATTTTCTCTTATAAGGGAGAGATTGATACACTCATGTCGCCGCTGGATTCTGTTCGCCACTACAAACGCTTTCTGCATACCGGCTTTATGGCCATGGATCCGTATTCAGGTGCCATCAGAGCATGGGTGGGCGGTATTGATTTTAAGCACTTCAAGTTCGACCACGTGATGCAGAGCAAGCGCCAGCCCGGCTCTACCTTTAAGCCATTTGTGTATGCTACTGCTATAGAAAATGGTTACTCGCCCTGCTACACGATATATGATGTGCCCCGCAGCTACCCAACCGGCGGTGATCCGCCAAGCTGGGAGCCTAAAAACTCAGATGGTAAATTCACTAACCAGCCCATGAGTCTTCGGGAGGCAATGGCGCAATCCATCAACTCGGTAACTGCCGATATCATGTACAAGATGAAGCCCGAAAATGTGGTTTCTCTGGCCAGGCGCATGGGCATTAAGAGCGATCTTGAACCTGTACTGGCGCTGGCTCTGGGTACCAGTGATGTATCTGTATACGAAATGGTAGGCGCCTACAGCACCTTTGTAAACAAAGGGGTATACACCCAACCCTTCTTTATTACCCGCATTGAAGATAAAAACGGCAATGTGCTTTTTGAACCACAGCCAAAGACCATAGAAGCGCTGAACGAGGAAACTGCTTACCTGATGGTGCACATGCTAAAAGGGGGCACGCAGTTAGGGGGTGGTACGGCTTTAGGATTAAGCCCTCAGCTTCGGCATAATATTGAAATAGGTGCCAAGACGGGTACTACACAAAATGCATCAGATGGCTGGTTCATGGGCATTACCCCCGAGCTGGTGGCAGGTGCCTGGGTGGGTGGCGATAACCGCAGCATCCGCTTCCGCAGCTGGCTTTCCGGCCAGGGCGCCCGTACGGCCATGCCTATCTGGGAAGATTTCATGCTCAAGGCTTATAACGATCCGCAGCTGGACATTGATAAGACTACTTTTGATGCACCACGCGAGCCCCTTAGCATTGAGATTAATTGTGCCCGGTATAACCAAAACTACGGTGGTGCTTCAACCAACGAACCAGACACCTCCGGAATCAATACACAGGCACCTATTGACCCGGGCGATATATTTTAAATAACTTTCAAGAAGTATTTTAGTAAACTTTTACAGCTACTTATGGTAGCTGTAAAAGTTTTTCTTTTTTCAGGCTTCTGTATGCAAGCATCCTATTATACCCCCGATCAGATTGGCCTCCTGCCTACGGAGCCGGGCATTTACAAATATTATGATACTGACCGCCGGCTTATTTACGTAGGCAAAGCCAAGAGTCTTAAAAAACGGGTAAGCAGTTATTTTACCAAACAAACGGGCGTAGACCGTAAAACCCGAAAATTGGTTTCAGAAGTACGCTTCATTGAATTTACCATCGTAAACAATGAATTTGAAGCGCTCTTACTGGAGAATACCCTTATCAAGGAAAATCAGCCCAAGTACAACATTCTATTGCGCGATGATAAAAGCTACCCCTACATCTGCGTTACCAACGAGCGTTTTTCACGCATTATAGCCATCAGAAGGTTTGAGCCCGGGCTTGGCACCTACTACGGCCCCTTTGCCTCTGTAAAGGCCATGAACAACGTATTTTACCTACTTAGGAGCCTGTATCATATCCGCACCTGCACGCTTAATCTTTCAGAAGAAAACATCCGGAAAGGGAAATTCAAGGTTTGCCTGGAGTACCACATTGGCAACTGCAAAGGCCCTTGTGAAAACCTGGTGTCTGAAGAAGAATACAACAGGGATATTGAACAGGCCGAGTATATTTTAAAAGGACATCTTGCACAGCCACGCCAGTATTTTAAGGAACGTATGCAGGAGGCGGCAAGCCAGCTTGAGTTTGAGCAGGCCCAGCGCTATAAAGATAAATATGAACTCCTGGAAAAATATCAGGCCAAATCGCTGGTGGTAAACCCTAACATAGCCGATGTAGATGTTTTTGCCATTACTTCTGATGACAAGTGTGCCTTTATCAATTATCTGAAGGTAATCAACGGTGCTATTACGGTAACCAAAACGGTAGAGGTAAAGAAAAAGCTGGAAGAGACCGATGCAGAAATACTGGCCCTGATCATGGTTGAAATGCGAAGCCGCTATAACAGCAACACCCGCGAAATTATCACTAACATACCCCTGGAGATTGAGGTACAGGACCTGCACATATCAGTGCCTAAAATAGGCGATAAGCGTAAGCTGGTAGAGTTATCGCTTAAGAACGTATTGTACTTCAAAAAGGAGCGCATGAGCACGCTGGAGGATCAGCGCAATAAGCCGCACCGGGTGGTACTACAGCTGCAGAAAGACCTGCAGCTAAAGCATGCTCCTGTGCGGATAGAGTGTTTCGATAACTCCAACATACAAGGCACCAACCCAGTAGCGGCCATGGTTTGCTTTATCAATGGCAAGCCTGCTAAAAAAGAGTACCGCCATTACAACATTAAAACCGTTACAGGCCCTAACGACTTTGCCTCCATGAACGAGGTGGTGGGGCGCCGGTACAAAAAGCTGGTAGAAGAAGAAATTCCCCTGCCCGACCTGATTGTTGTTGACGGTGGCAAAGGCCAGCTTAGTGCAGCAACAGATGCACTGAAAGCGCTTGGTATTTACGGGCAGGTGCCCATTATTGGGATTGCAAAACGCCTGGAGGAACTCTATTTCCCCGAAGATCAGTACCCCCTGCACATCGATAAAAAGTCTGAATCGCTCATGCTGCTACAGCGACTGCGTGATGAAGCCCACCGTTTTGCCATAACACACCACCGACAGAAGCGCAGTAAAGCAGCTTTTACCAGCCAGCTGGAAAATATAGCAGGCATAGGCGAAACTACCGTTACCAAGCTGCTGCAACACTTCCGTACGGTTCAGAAAATACGGGAGGCTTCTTTTGAAGAAGTAAGCGCAGTGGTTGGTAAAGACAAGGCACAGCGCGTGAAAGAAGCACTTACACAGATGAGTAGCCAAACCTCTACTGCAAAAGGAGATCCTCAATAAGCTATTCATAAATTAATGGATACACATAAAAAAAGAGCCACCAAAAATGGTGGCTCTTTCTAATAGATGTTATGAATGTGCATTAGAATTCCCAAAGTTCGTGCTCCATTTCCAGGAGCTGCATCTCGATCCACTGAGAGGCCATTAAGCCTTTACCTTCGTAGATATCGATCAGCATATTGTCATCAGGGTTAGCCACCTTGATGATGCGGCCATTAAACAGGCGTAATGTAAAGGCATCGGCCAGGTTCATGTGTGCGGCGCTGTTGTGCGGGTTAAACCAGATGGCTTCGCCCGGCATGCTGCGGAATAAAGCTTCTACATCCTTATACTTGAATACGGCTACCTCACGTAATAGACCTGTTTCAAATTCAGAAGCAGGAATTACAAGTTTAACAGCCAGAACATCCCAGTACAGACGGCTGCGGCGCTTATCGAAGATCATATCTTCCATCAGCTCCAGAACCGTAATCTGGCGAGGCAGAAATTCATTCGCTGCAGGACCGGCAGTTGTAGTACCAGTACCGGTGGCAGCATTGGCATTGTTATTTGCATTGGCAGCTCCGTTGTTACCCCAGCCGCTGTTTGTATCCCAGCCGCTGTTGGTTTCCTGGCTAAAGCCCATTGCTTTTTCTTCCTCTGTTAACCCGCCGCCTGTATCAGGCATTTCCAGGTTAGCAACAAAGTCTTCGCGAGACATACGTGTCTTGAGCGAGTCGTTTGCATAAGGTGTTAGCACACCCGCCTTCACTGCTTCGATCAGGATCTTGCTGATCTCATTGTTGAAGGCAAAGAAGGGCTTATTCTGCTTTTCCTTTAAGTCTATGCGACGCCACACCCGCTTTTTCAGCAGGATGTCAGATTCGCGGATTGGACGTACAGAATTTTCGTTGTACTCCAGGCTCGTTTCCTGTGCTACTACAGGGCTGGAGACTGCTAAAAACAGCGCCAATGCACCAATAAACCAAAATCTTTTCATATACACCTGTTTTAACAAATCATTAGTCGTTTATTGGAATGGTGAAGGTTTTA of the Flammeovirgaceae bacterium 311 genome contains:
- a CDS encoding gliding motility associated protein gldn, yielding MKRFWFIGALALFLAVSSPVVAQETSLEYNENSVRPIRESDILLKKRVWRRIDLKEKQNKPFFAFNNEISKILIEAVKAGVLTPYANDSLKTRMSREDFVANLEMPDTGGGLTEEEKAMGFSQETNSGWDTNSGWGNNGAANANNNANAATGTGTTTAGPAANEFLPRQITVLELMEDMIFDKRRSRLYWDVLAVKLVIPASEFETGLLREVAVFKYKDVEALFRSMPGEAIWFNPHNSAAHMNLADAFTLRLFNGRIIKVANPDDNMLIDIYEGKGLMASQWIEMQLLEMEHELWEF